One window from the genome of Penaeus monodon isolate SGIC_2016 chromosome 4, NSTDA_Pmon_1, whole genome shotgun sequence encodes:
- the LOC119572586 gene encoding ABC transporter F family member 4-like, translating to MGAGSAKGLQQPDEDEEDRFSSSSEQWGNDQSTSDDSGRKDRDTSPESDVVPKAPPAVENGESSRHEEMEGKRRGLFTFSKKKDEHDKDRVDDFVDETNEDDKKKKGGTKNNKDNAKKDNEKKGFRLFGWRKDDKKNEKDQALDEDINDLEKTFDSLGIVGKNSWGDAPANTTKEAVDDLELLEPMRKRKNVRVRGPKGMNGVVAGATKGQSGSGGSGNSDLGSTSSRRTFKYSWETETDLQA from the coding sequence ATGGGGGCTGGGAGTGCCAAGGGGCTACAGCAGCCTGACGAGGATGAAGAGGATCGGTTTTCGTCCTCGAGCGAGCAATGGGGCAACGACCAGTCCACTTCAGACGACAGCGGAAGGAAAGACCGGGACACGTCGCCCGAATCCGACGTAGTGCCGAAGGCGCCACCTGCAGTAGAGAACGGCGAGAGTTCGAGGcatgaggagatggaggggaagaggagagggcttTTCACCTTCTCCAAAAAGAAGGACGAGCACGACAAAGACAGGGTCGACGACTTCGTGGATGAAACGAACGAGgacgacaagaagaaaaaaggggggacgaaGAACAACAAAGACAATGCGAAGAAGGACAATGAGAAGAAGGGTTTCAGACTCTTCGGCTGGCGGAAGGACGacaagaagaacgagaaggacCAAGCCCTCGACGAGGACATCAACGACCTCGAGAAGACCTTCGACTCCCTAGGGATCGTCGGAAAGAACTCGTGGGGCGACGCTCCTGCAAACACCACGAAGGAGGCGGTGGACGACCTGGAGCTCCTGGAGCccatgaggaagagaaaaaacgtCCGAGTGCGAGGTCCGAAGGGCATGAACGGCGTCGTGGCGGGAGCGACCAAGGGGCAGAGCGGCAGCGGAGGGAGCGGGAACAGCGACTTGGGATCGACCTCGTCAAGAAGGACCTTCAAGTACTCGTGGGAGACGGAGACGGACCTTCAAGCGTGA